The Flavobacterium commune genome contains the following window.
CTAAATGGAAAGGCAAACGCATTATTCTTCATTTAGAAAGAACGCATATTGAGACCAGAGTTTGGGTAAACGATAAAGAAGTAGGCTTGCAAAACTCCTTAGTGGCACCACATGTTTATGACTTAACGTCTTATTTGACGGAAGGAAAACAGCGTATTTCTATTCGAATAGACAACAGCATCAAAGAAATCAATGTTGGTCCTGATTCGCATAGTATTACTGATCATACACAAGGAAACTGGAATGGAATTATTGGTAAAATTGCATTAGAAGCTATTGCACCTGTTTATATAGATGATGTTCAAATTTATCCTGATTTAAAAAACCGAAAAGCGCGTGTGAAAATTACGATCAATAATACCACTCCAGCTATTTTTAGCGGAAGAATAGCTATTTCGGCAAAAAGTTTCAACAGCTCTAAGTCTGATAAAACTAAGGAAATAGAGAGCAAAATTGTCGTAGCTGCATCAGATACTAAAACTTTTGAACTGGATTTGCCTTTTGGAAAAGGAATGCTGACCTGGGACGAATTTGATCCTGCTTTGTATCATTTGGATGTAAATTTAGAAGCCAAAGGAATTAAAGCCAATAAAAAAGTTCAGTTTGGAATGCGTGAATTTAAAATTAACGGAAACCAATTTTTAATCAATGGCAATCCTGTTTTCCTGAGAGGAACGGTTCATAATTGCGAATTTCCATTAACAGGTTATCCGGCAACAACTGTAGATGCCTGGGAGAAAATTTTCCAGAAAATCAAATCTTATGGTTTGAACCACGTTCGTTTTCATTCCTGGTGTCCGCCAGAAGCCGCTTTTATTGCAGCTGATAAAGTGGGACTTTATATGCAACCCGAAGGCCCGAGTTGGCCTAATCACGGTCCTAAAATAGGATTGGGGCAGCCAGTGGATAAATATTTGTATGATGAAACCATAAGAATGGCTAAAGAATATGGCAATTATGCTTCTTTTACCATGTTGTCAGCAGGAAATGAACCTGCAGGAAATCAGGTAAAATATTTGAATGCCTTTGTTGATTTCTGGAAAGCCAAGGACAATCGAAGAGTATATACAGGAATGTCGGTAGGCGGAAGCTGGCCTGTAGTTCCTAATGCTGAATACCAATCCCGTGGTGGAGTAAGAGGTTTAGAATGGAAAAAAATGCCTGAAACCGAATCGGATTTTAGTGCTGGTATTGCACCGTTTAAAGTTCCTTTTGTGGCACACGAAATTGGTCAGTATTGTGTTTTTCCTAATTTCGAAGAAATTCAAAAATACAAAGGAGTTTACAGAGCTAAAAACTTTGAAATGTTCCGTCAGGATTTAGCAGATCATAATATGGCCGATCAGTCTAAAGATTTCCTGAATGCTTCTGGAAAATTACAGGTTTTATGTTATAAAGGCGAAATTGAAAAAATGTTGAGAACCCCAGGTTATGCTGGTTTTCAGGCGCTGGGTTTACAGGATTTTCCAGGTCAGGGAACAGCTCTTGTAGGGGTGCTGGATGCCTTTTTTCAGGAAAAAGGATATGTTACAGCTAAAGAATATTCGAGATTTACAAATGCAACCGTTCCTTTGGCTAAGATTCCAAAATTTGTTTACAATAATGGTGAAACTTTTAAGGCTGAAATTGTTCTTTTTCACTCGGGAAAAACGCCATTGCAAAATGCAGTAATCAGTTGGACCATTAAAAATGAAAAAGGAGCAACTGTTTCTTCTGGAAAATTCGATCCTAAA
Protein-coding sequences here:
- a CDS encoding exo-beta-1,4-galactosidase produces the protein MKKLNYVCLLLAILFSLSSFKGKDEVINLDGNWHFEIDRNDEGITGKWYNRNLSDNIKLPGSMAEFLKGDEITLKTKWTGSIYDSSFYFRPSLKKYRQPGNIHIPFWLTPAKHYVGAAWYQKEVDIPAKWKGKRIILHLERTHIETRVWVNDKEVGLQNSLVAPHVYDLTSYLTEGKQRISIRIDNSIKEINVGPDSHSITDHTQGNWNGIIGKIALEAIAPVYIDDVQIYPDLKNRKARVKITINNTTPAIFSGRIAISAKSFNSSKSDKTKEIESKIVVAASDTKTFELDLPFGKGMLTWDEFDPALYHLDVNLEAKGIKANKKVQFGMREFKINGNQFLINGNPVFLRGTVHNCEFPLTGYPATTVDAWEKIFQKIKSYGLNHVRFHSWCPPEAAFIAADKVGLYMQPEGPSWPNHGPKIGLGQPVDKYLYDETIRMAKEYGNYASFTMLSAGNEPAGNQVKYLNAFVDFWKAKDNRRVYTGMSVGGSWPVVPNAEYQSRGGVRGLEWKKMPETESDFSAGIAPFKVPFVAHEIGQYCVFPNFEEIQKYKGVYRAKNFEMFRQDLADHNMADQSKDFLNASGKLQVLCYKGEIEKMLRTPGYAGFQALGLQDFPGQGTALVGVLDAFFQEKGYVTAKEYSRFTNATVPLAKIPKFVYNNGETFKAEIVLFHSGKTPLQNAVISWTIKNEKGATVSSGKFDPKTYENGNGIIVGNLSFALNDVKVASKLNLEVKVNNTAFANDWNFWVYPNRNPEISSSIYYTAVLDDKAKEVLNKGGKVFLNAAGKVVKGKEVEMHFLPVFWNTSWFKMRPPHVTGMLIQDKSPAFADFPTSFHSDLQWWDIQNRAQVMNLEDFPADFRPLIQPIDTWFMNRRLALVFEAQVGKGKIIVSSANLGPDVQDKPASRELFFSLQNYMNSDQFNPKNQLTLDVIQDIFVSPSKEQFQTYTKDSPDELKPNSNQNKVK